One region of Termitidicoccus mucosus genomic DNA includes:
- the cysS gene encoding cysteine--tRNA ligase produces MPIRLHDSLTRTTRELAPAQPDGVFRFYNCGPTVYAPAHIGNFRTFVVNDLVRRLLELEFGPGKVRHVRNITDVDDKTIRRSRDEKRPLSDVTRQWTEKFHADCDALNCLRPHEEPRATDPRFMREQVDMINVLLEKGNAYRTADGSVYFKVSSYPGYGALSRVRERELKLGTALAGKPEAAAHDSDEKEDGSDFALWKAHKPDDGDVQWPGPAGAAAGRPGWHIECSAMSKALLGPTIDLHTGGVDLLFPHHENEIAQSQCCNGAEFSRHWYHSEHLLVDGRKMSKSLNNLYTLDQLRDMGHGPMALRYALLAGHPRKQLNFTLDSLHAAEKNLAALRAFAATLPPALPPGVRPGALEPVLEALRDDLNTPAALGALFTAVNRGADAAGIDAPAFTRILFALGLKLDAPAGPKAEVPAEVATLAEQRWAAKKAKDFAAADQLRARLAASGWAMLDGKDGYKLEPAKK; encoded by the coding sequence ATGCCCATCCGCCTCCACGACTCGCTCACCCGCACGACCCGCGAACTCGCCCCCGCGCAGCCCGACGGCGTTTTCCGTTTCTACAACTGCGGCCCCACCGTTTACGCGCCCGCCCATATCGGCAACTTCCGCACCTTCGTGGTCAACGACCTCGTCCGCCGCCTCCTCGAACTCGAATTCGGCCCGGGAAAAGTCCGCCACGTCCGCAATATCACCGACGTTGACGACAAGACCATCCGCCGCTCCCGCGACGAGAAACGCCCCCTCTCCGACGTCACCCGCCAGTGGACGGAAAAATTCCACGCCGACTGCGACGCCCTCAACTGCCTCCGTCCCCACGAGGAACCCCGCGCCACCGATCCGCGTTTCATGCGCGAGCAGGTGGACATGATCAACGTCCTCCTCGAAAAAGGAAACGCCTACCGCACCGCCGACGGCTCCGTCTATTTCAAAGTATCATCCTACCCGGGTTACGGCGCGCTCTCGCGCGTCCGGGAGCGCGAGCTCAAACTCGGCACCGCCCTCGCCGGCAAGCCCGAGGCCGCCGCGCACGACTCCGACGAAAAGGAGGATGGCTCCGACTTCGCCCTCTGGAAAGCCCACAAGCCCGATGACGGCGATGTCCAATGGCCCGGCCCCGCCGGCGCCGCCGCGGGCCGTCCCGGCTGGCACATCGAGTGCAGCGCCATGAGCAAGGCGCTTCTCGGCCCCACCATCGACCTCCACACCGGGGGAGTCGATCTGCTCTTCCCGCACCATGAAAACGAAATCGCCCAAAGCCAGTGCTGCAACGGCGCCGAGTTTTCCCGCCACTGGTATCACAGCGAACACCTCCTCGTGGACGGGAGGAAAATGAGCAAGTCGCTCAACAACCTCTACACGCTCGACCAGCTTCGCGACATGGGCCACGGCCCGATGGCGCTGCGCTACGCCCTTCTCGCCGGGCACCCGCGCAAACAACTCAACTTCACCCTCGATTCGCTGCACGCCGCCGAGAAAAACCTCGCCGCGCTCCGCGCCTTCGCCGCCACGCTCCCCCCTGCCCTTCCGCCCGGCGTCCGCCCCGGCGCGCTCGAGCCCGTCCTGGAGGCGCTCCGCGACGACCTCAACACCCCGGCCGCCCTCGGCGCGCTCTTCACCGCCGTCAACCGCGGCGCCGATGCGGCGGGCATCGACGCCCCCGCCTTCACGCGCATTCTCTTCGCCCTCGGCCTGAAACTCGATGCGCCCGCCGGGCCGAAAGCCGAAGTCCCCGCCGAAGTCGCCACCCTCGCCGAACAGCGCTGGGCGGCCAAAAAAGCGAAGGACTTCGCCGCCGCCGACCAACTCCGCGCCCGGCTCGCCGCCTCCGGCTGGGCCATGCTCGACGGCAAGGACGGCTACAAGCTGGAGCCCGCGAAAAAATGA
- the proB gene encoding glutamate 5-kinase — protein MKPSTLPKRIVVKFGTGVLTSGIGQLNAERIAAICSQLAALRAAGTEIIVVSSGAVGLGMGRLGLAKKPRDVSKKQACAAVGQSLLMQYWQRGFDPHGLTVAQVLLTHDDLRLRDRHLGVKDCLHQLIDYGSIPVINENDTVSAAEIKFGDNDTLSALVASLAGAQHLVILSTAPGLIDLRGTGKIVPVVAKITPEIEAMAGGTTSETATGGMISKISAAKLAVRAGCGVFIASGAEPDILPRLLAGTGPGTFFVPSGLPMDSRKRWLAYFQRPTGSLHINTCAVPVLREQGRSLLAVGVTGASGAFSAGDIVNVVAPDGAVVARGETAYDSGEIPLIAGLQSPALRKRYPARKHLEVIHRDDLALL, from the coding sequence ATGAAACCTTCAACCCTTCCGAAGCGCATCGTCGTCAAGTTTGGCACCGGCGTCCTCACCTCCGGCATCGGACAACTGAATGCGGAACGCATCGCCGCCATCTGCTCCCAGCTCGCCGCGCTTCGCGCCGCCGGCACCGAGATCATCGTGGTTTCCTCCGGCGCGGTCGGCCTCGGCATGGGGCGCCTCGGCCTCGCGAAAAAACCGCGCGACGTCTCGAAAAAGCAGGCCTGCGCCGCCGTCGGCCAGTCGCTGCTCATGCAGTATTGGCAGCGCGGATTCGACCCGCACGGGCTGACCGTCGCGCAAGTCCTCCTCACGCACGACGACCTGCGCCTGCGCGACCGCCATCTCGGCGTGAAGGATTGCCTGCACCAGCTCATCGACTACGGCTCCATCCCGGTCATCAACGAAAACGACACGGTTTCCGCCGCCGAGATCAAGTTCGGCGACAACGACACGCTCTCCGCCCTGGTCGCCAGTCTGGCCGGCGCGCAACACCTCGTCATCCTCTCCACCGCGCCCGGCCTCATCGACCTGCGCGGCACGGGGAAAATCGTGCCCGTGGTCGCGAAAATCACCCCCGAGATCGAGGCGATGGCCGGCGGCACCACGAGCGAAACCGCGACCGGCGGGATGATTTCGAAGATCTCCGCCGCGAAACTGGCCGTGCGCGCCGGCTGCGGCGTGTTCATCGCCAGCGGCGCGGAGCCGGATATCCTGCCCCGCCTGCTCGCCGGCACCGGGCCGGGCACGTTTTTTGTGCCCAGCGGCCTGCCGATGGACTCGCGCAAACGCTGGCTCGCGTATTTCCAGCGCCCGACCGGATCGCTGCACATCAACACCTGCGCCGTCCCGGTGCTTCGCGAGCAAGGCCGCAGCCTGCTCGCCGTGGGCGTGACCGGGGCGTCGGGCGCGTTTTCCGCCGGCGACATCGTCAACGTGGTCGCGCCCGACGGCGCCGTCGTCGCGCGCGGCGAGACCGCCTACGACAGCGGGGAGATCCCGCTCATCGCCGGCCTGCAAAGCCCCGCGCTGCGCAAGCGTTACCCGGCGCGCAAGCACCTGGAGGTCATCCATCGGGACGACCTCGCGCTGCTGTGA